AGGGTGCTCTTTATTATTCCACTTACCCTTATCCTGACTTTTATCCCGTGGAACGACAATGTAACAGAAGAGGACAAAAATCCTGTTACCCCTCCACAGAAGAGCAAAATTACTATCCCGTGGTTTGCTATCCTCTTTTTTGTTATGGTGCTGATTAACTCCTTCGCCGGACTGCCACAAAATGTTGTCGCCGGGCTTATAACTTTTGATAACTGGATTATGACTGCGGCTATGGCGGGGTTAGGTCTCGATCTCTCCTTCAAAGCAATGGCTAAAATTGGTACCCGTGCTGTTATTTTAGGTGCTGTTTCTTCGGTGTTTATTTCCATCCTCAGTGCTGCTGTAATCGGAGTTATATTAGACTAAGTTGAGTCTGCAGGTTTCCGTGGCACCAACGGGCCTGCTTTTTCTATTAAATTATTGAGTGATAAAAATTTCTTATCGATTCCCATATATAATAAATATAATTTATTAGACAGATAAAATATGGTTATGTTACAATTAGACCGAAATTGAGAGAAAGGGGGAGGATTATGGGTACTTTTTGGTCCAGGGTTTACCGGAAGGCAGTGCAGGAACACTGGAGTCCAATGATAGCAGTTGGAGTGCTGGGTATCTTAAGTGCGCTCTATTTTGGTACACTGCAAACAGTTTGGGCGGTAACAGGGGAATTCACCCGCTGGGGCGGTCATCTGCTTCAGTTATTCGGTTATGACACCGGGGAAATGAGTTATTTTAAAATTATTAAGCTCAAAGGAATGCCATGGGACCGGGTTGATGGCTGGGTGGTCTTCGGCATGTTTGCCGGCGCCCTGATTGCTGCCCTCCTGGGAGGTAATTTCAAGATACGGGTGCCGGTGCAAAGACGCCGGCTGGTGCAGGGATTGTTAGGCGGTATAATTGCTGGCTTCGGCACTAGATTAGCTATGGGTTGCAATCTGGCAGCCATGTTTACGGGAATACCGCAGTTTTCTTTACATACCTGGCTCTTTACTCTGGCGACCATAGCCGGTACCTATCTTGGTCTTAAAATAACTTTGATGCCTTTCTTTTTGGGTAAACCGGTGATTTTGCCAGGTGGAACAGTACAAATGGCAAAAAAATATAACAGTCATCAGCCGGTATTGGGTTTTTTGTTAGCGGCAGTGGCCATTGTTTTGGCTGTACTGGCCTGGCAGAATGGTAACGGGAAGCTGGCCCTGGCAGGATTATTTGGTCTGGCCTTTGGAGCTGTGATCGAACGGGGCCAAATCTGCTTCACCTCTGCTTTTCGTGACTTGTGGCTGGTGGGAAGAACGACGATAACCAGGGCGATTATTGTAGGGATGGCTATCCAGTCTTTGGGTACTATTTATTTTATTGTTCACGGAACTCCGGCCAAGGTGATGTGGGCGGGAGCTGGGGCAGTTCTCGGTGGACTGCTATTTGGCTTTGGCATTGTCATTGCCGGCGGGTGTGAGACCGGCTGGATGTATCGGGCTATGGAGGGGCAATTAAATTTTTGGGTAGTAGGTATAGGGAACATCATCGGTGCTACTTTGCTGGCGATAGGCTGGGATAAAGGTATTTTCACCTCTCTGGTAGCACCCTATCCGAAGGTGGACCTGGTGAAAATTCTCGGTCCGGCAGGGGCTTTAGCCGCAACCTATCTTTTCTTAGCGCTGATCTACGTTTGGGCTACCTGGATGGAGAAGCGCCGCAAATATAAATCGGAAATTCATTTGCCAGTTGAAATCAATACAGCTGTGGCAGAGAGCAAATAGGGGAGGAGAAGACTGTGGGAGATCGTTCCTTTGAGGTTGATTTTGTACTTGATTTACGGGGTGAACCTTGTCCTTATCCGTTGATCTACAGCCTGGAAACCATCAGTAAGCTCCAGCCAGGGCAGACCCTGGAAGTGCTGGCCGACTGTCCTCAATCTTTCCGTTCGGTTCCGGAAGAGGCTGTGAAACACGGATATATTATGATGCATGAGCCGATTAAAGAAGGGCCGCTTATCAGGTTCTTCTTTAAGGTGCCGGATAAAAAATAAATCGAAAGGAAGGGAGTAATCCCTTCCTTATTTATTTCCCGCGAAATTCTTGTTATAATAACCTGAGTACATACTAGCAACCGGAGGTTACTATGCAGTACCAGTCATCACTTAATAAATTATATTACTTTTTGCTTTATGCGATTATTGCGCTGCAAATTCCCTACTTACCTTTATATTTTAAGGAAGCAGGTGCCAACGGAAATTTTATCGGTCTAATTTCTGCTTTAGGGCCTTTTGTTGGCTTATTTATGCAACCATTTTGGGGAATCATTGCTGATAAAACCCAGCGGCTTAAATTCATAATCCAAGTATTATTGTTTTCTTCAGGTGTTTTTATTTTATTAGTCCCTTTATATAACAATAAAATCTGGTGGATGCTGACAATGCTATTATACACAATGGTACAAACAGCGTCTATGCCACTTACTGATACTCTAATGCTAAGTGATAATCAACGTTCCCGGGAATTCGGGAAATATCGCTTATGGGGTTCGCTGGGCTTTGCTGTGATAGTACTGATTACATCAGCATTTTTAACTAAATCCAATATTAAGTTTATTTTCCCTCTCAGCAGTATTCTTTTTTTTATTGTCTGGATTCTTAGTTTTTCTTTACCTAAAACTCCAGTTGTGCCTATAAAACAAAACATTTCAGAAATTTTTCAGCTTATAAAAAATCCACTTTTTATCTTGTTAGTCGTTTATGCTTTCATAATCCAAATGCCTTTTAGTGCCTATAATACCTTTTTCAGTATCTATTTTTCCAGCCTTGGGGCTACTACAACAATGGTCGGATTAGCCTGGGCCTTGGCTGCCAGCAGCGAGATCCCTGTCTTTTATTTGTTTAATGTCCTGCGCAAATCTTTAAATTTATATCAAATCCTCACCATCGCCGGTATCATCTACGCAGTGCG
This genomic stretch from Carboxydocella sporoproducens DSM 16521 harbors:
- a CDS encoding MFS transporter, encoding MQYQSSLNKLYYFLLYAIIALQIPYLPLYFKEAGANGNFIGLISALGPFVGLFMQPFWGIIADKTQRLKFIIQVLLFSSGVFILLVPLYNNKIWWMLTMLLYTMVQTASMPLTDTLMLSDNQRSREFGKYRLWGSLGFAVIVLITSAFLTKSNIKFIFPLSSILFFIVWILSFSLPKTPVVPIKQNISEIFQLIKNPLFILLVVYAFIIQMPFSAYNTFFSIYFSSLGATTTMVGLAWALAASSEIPVFYLFNVLRKSLNLYQILTIAGIIYAVRWFVYAYFPYLWLILLLQLSQGLSFGLFYLSAIQLLNETTSQEVKASAQTIFTAIAWSLGAAAGSYSGGIIYTAFGLFTLFKLSALLAFLSALTWYVFTKR
- the yedF gene encoding sulfurtransferase-like selenium metabolism protein YedF; the encoded protein is MGDRSFEVDFVLDLRGEPCPYPLIYSLETISKLQPGQTLEVLADCPQSFRSVPEEAVKHGYIMMHEPIKEGPLIRFFFKVPDKK
- the yedE gene encoding selenium metabolism membrane protein YedE/FdhT, with the protein product MGTFWSRVYRKAVQEHWSPMIAVGVLGILSALYFGTLQTVWAVTGEFTRWGGHLLQLFGYDTGEMSYFKIIKLKGMPWDRVDGWVVFGMFAGALIAALLGGNFKIRVPVQRRRLVQGLLGGIIAGFGTRLAMGCNLAAMFTGIPQFSLHTWLFTLATIAGTYLGLKITLMPFFLGKPVILPGGTVQMAKKYNSHQPVLGFLLAAVAIVLAVLAWQNGNGKLALAGLFGLAFGAVIERGQICFTSAFRDLWLVGRTTITRAIIVGMAIQSLGTIYFIVHGTPAKVMWAGAGAVLGGLLFGFGIVIAGGCETGWMYRAMEGQLNFWVVGIGNIIGATLLAIGWDKGIFTSLVAPYPKVDLVKILGPAGALAATYLFLALIYVWATWMEKRRKYKSEIHLPVEINTAVAESK